From Cucumis melo cultivar AY chromosome 1, USDA_Cmelo_AY_1.0, whole genome shotgun sequence, a single genomic window includes:
- the LOC127151761 gene encoding probable LRR receptor-like serine/threonine-protein kinase At2g28960 — protein MSTIVAGTIGYLDPEYYKSNRLAEKSDVYSFGVVLLEIVSCKPVRPLTETSAHIIKWVNTMVAQGDINGIIDRRLERNYEVNSVWKAVENSVELCIREPWKKTDNEPSGGGTEELQIHVSSSRTLSLD, from the exons ATGTCCACCATTGTTGCTGGCACTATTGGTTACCTAGATCCAGA GTACTATAAATCCAACAGGTTAGCTGAGAAAAGTGATGTGTATAGCTTTGGGGTTGTTTTATTGGAGATAGTCAGCTGCAAACCTGTAAGGCCACTAACCGAAACTTCAGCTCATATCATCAAATGGGTAAACACCATGGTAGCTCAAGGGGATATTAATGGCATAATTGACCGAAGATTGGAAAGAAATTATGAAGTGAACTCAGTTTGGAAGGCAGTGGAAAATAGCGTTGAATTGTGTATCCGAGAACCCTGGAAAAAGACCGACAATGAACCAAGTGGTGGCGGAACTGAAGAATTGCAGATTCATGTTTCTTCATCTCGCACTTTGAGCTTGGATTGA